The nucleotide sequence GCTGGGCCCGCTGGTGCACGTGAACCTGATCCCGCTGAACCCCACCCCGGGCAGCAAGTGGGACGCCAGCCCCAAGCCGGCGGAGCGGGAGTTCGTCCGTCGGGTGCGCAACGGCGGCGTGTCCTGCACGGTGCGCGACACCCGCGGCCAGGAGATCGCCGCGGCCTGCGGCCAGCTCGCCGCCGAGGGCTAGGCCCCGCAACGACGAACAGCCGACCGCGGTGGCTGCTGCCGTGCGGTCGGCTGTTCGGGTGGTACGGGTGCTGCTCGCCTGCGGGCGGGGGGAGCTACCTGCGCCAGGAGGTGCGGCGGCGCATGGCGTCGCGGACCAGGATGAACACCAGCAGCGCGGCCAGGCCGATGAGCCACAGGTCCTCGACCCGGCCCTGGTGGTTGCCGATCAGCATGAGCAGCAGGATTGCGGCGACGACCCAGCCGCCGATGCGGGTGGCCTTGGGGAACTCGCCGTGCCAGCCCCACTCGGCAGACGGCTCGTCCACGAGGTCCACGGCGGTGACTGTGGACTGCGCCTCGGGCTTCTCAAGCTGCTTGCCGGCCACGGTTGGCTCCTCCTGCTCGATCCTGCGCGCTCCGCGAGCGGGCTGTGTTGGCGACCATCGTGGCACACGCGACTCCCGGCGGTGCTCACGGCACGGCGTTGGTGCCGGGGAGATCGTGTGATCTGCGTCGGGGGCATCGGGGATGATGCGGGGGTGAACACCAGTGGCACCCCCGTGAGCACCAGCACCAGCACCAGAACCAGCACCTCCGCCAGCGCCGGCACACCCGGTCCGGGCGCGGCCGCCGGCTCGGCCGCTCCGGCCCGGGTGCTGCTGCTGGGCAGCACCGGCTCCATCGGCACGCAGGCGCTGGAGGTGATCGCCACCAACCCGGGGCGCTTCACCGTGGTGGGCCTGGCCGCCGGTGGGGGCAACGTGGACGCGCTGCTGGCCCAGGTGCGCGCCACCGGGGTCGCCGCGGTGGCGGTGGCCGACCGCACCGCTGCGACCGAGCTGCGCGCCGCCCTCGCTGCCCATGACCTGGGCGCGGTGCAGGTGCTCGACGGTCCGGACGCGGCCACCGAGCTGGTCCAGGCGGTGCCGGCCGACGTGGTGCTCAACGCCCTGGTGGGCTCGCTGGGCCTGCGCCCCACCCTGGCCGTGCTGGCCACCGGGGCGCGGCTGGCGCTGGCCAACAAGGAGTCGCTGGTGGCGGGCGGACCGCTGGTGCTGGCCGCGGCCGCGCCCGGCCAGCTGGTGCCGGTGGACTCCGAGCACTCCGCGCTCGCCCAGTGCCTGCGCGGTGGCGCCGCCGGGGAGGTGGCGCGCCTGGTGCTCACCGCCTCGGGTGGGCCCTTCCGCGGCTGGAGCGCGGCGCAGCTGCGCGGCGTCACCCCGGAACAGGCGGGTGCGCACCCCACCTGGTCGATGGGCCCGATGAACACCCTCAACTCCGCCACCCTGGTGAACAAGGGCCTGGAGCTCATCGAGACGCACCTGCTGTTCGGCACGCCCTACGACCGCATCGACGTCACCGTGCACCCGCAGTCGATCGTGCACTCCATGGTCACCTTCGCCGACGGCTCCACCCTGGCCCAGGCCAGCCCGCCGGACATGCGGCTGCCCATCGCCCTGGCGCTGGGCTGGCCCGACCGCATCGCCGGTGCCGCCGCCGCGTGCGACTTCAACACCGCCGCCACCTGGACCTTCGAGCCGCTGGACGAGGAGGTGTTCCCCGCGGTGGCCCTGGCCCGGGAGGCCGGCACCGGCGGCGGGTGCCTGCCCGCGGTGTACAACGCCGCCAACGAGGAGGCCGCGGCGGCGTTCCTGGCCGGCGCCGTGAGCTTCCCCGACATCGTGCGCACCGTTGCGGCGGTGCTGGGCGAGGCGGACGCCCACCGGGCGGTGCCGAGCGGGGTGGCCGACGTGCTGGCGGCGGAGGACTGGGCCCGCGCCCGGTCCCGGGAGCTGACCCAGCAGCGTCGGCGGTGACACAGCACCGCCGATCTGGTCACGGAGAGCCAGCGCCACCGGGCTCAGCCGGTACCGTTGAGCGCGACGGCACCCGGCAAGGCGGACAATAGGAGTTGTGGAGATGGTCTTTGCCTTCGGCGTGGTGCTGTTCGCGCTGGGGATCGGCTTCTCGATCGCCCTGCACGAGTTCGGTCACCTGCTGATCGCCAAGGCCTTCGGCATGAAGGTGCGGCGCTACTTCATCGGCTTCGGACCCCGGTTGTTCTCCTTCCGCCGCGGTGAGACCGAGTACGGCTTCAAGGCCATCCCGGCCGGTGGGTTCTGCGACATCGCCGGGATGACCGCGCTGGACGAGCTCGACCCGGACGAGGTCGACCGGGCGATGTACAAGCAGAGCGCCTGGAAGCGGATCGCGGTCATGCTCGGTGGGCCCATCTCGCACTTCGCCCTGGGCATGGTCCTCATCTACGTGCTGGCCGTCGGCTTCGGCCTGCCCAACCTCGACGCCACCGACAAGGCCGTGGCCGGTGCGGTGGGCTGCGTGGCCCCCACCCAGTCCGCGGACGGCAGCTACGCCGAGTGCACCGGCGAGGGCCCGGCACAGCGGGCCGGGCTGCAGGCCGGCGACACCATCGTCGCCGTCGACGGCAAGCCCACCCCCACCTTCGCCGACGTCATCGCAGCCACCCAGGCCCTCACCGGCCCGGCGCCGTTCACCGTCGAGCGGGACGGGCGCGAGGTCACCCTCACCATCGACGTCGAGCCCGTGCAGCGCTACGTGGTCCGGCCGGGCGACCCCGAGCCCCAGCCGGCCACCGTCGGCGCCATCGGCGTCTCGCCGGTCAGCTACGCACCCACCGAGCACAACGCGGTCTCCGCGATCCCGGGCACCGTGGCGTTCACCGGCACCATGTTCGAGAAGACCTGGGAGAGCCTGCTCAAGTTCCCGGAGAAGGTGCCCGCGGTGGTGCGGTCGATCGGCGGCGAGGAGCGCAGCGCGGACACGCCGATCAGCGTGGTCGGCGCCAGCGTGATCGGCGGCCAGGTCGCCGAGCGCGGGCTGTGGGAGGTCTTCATCCTGCTGCTCGCGAGCCTCAACTTCTTCATCGGCATCTTCAACCTGCTGCCGCTGTTGCCCCTGGATGGCGGCCACATGGCCATCACCACCTACGAGAAGGTCCGGGACATGGTCCGCAGGGCGCTCGGCAAGGCGAAGGCGGCACCGGTGGACTACACCAAGATGCTCCCGCTGACCTACGTGGTGCTCATCATCGGCGGCGGCGTCACCGTGCTCACGGTGATCGCCGACGTCGTCAACCCGATCCAGCTGTTCCCGTGAGCAGCACACTCTTCGAGGAAGGACGATCGTGACCACACCCGTCACGCTCGGCATGCCGGAGGCACCCCAGCCGGTGCTCGCCCCGCGTCGCCCCACCCGCCAGCTGCACGTCGGTGACGTGGGGGTGGGCAGCGAC is from Rhodococcus sp. X156 and encodes:
- a CDS encoding site-2 protease family protein, whose translation is MVFAFGVVLFALGIGFSIALHEFGHLLIAKAFGMKVRRYFIGFGPRLFSFRRGETEYGFKAIPAGGFCDIAGMTALDELDPDEVDRAMYKQSAWKRIAVMLGGPISHFALGMVLIYVLAVGFGLPNLDATDKAVAGAVGCVAPTQSADGSYAECTGEGPAQRAGLQAGDTIVAVDGKPTPTFADVIAATQALTGPAPFTVERDGREVTLTIDVEPVQRYVVRPGDPEPQPATVGAIGVSPVSYAPTEHNAVSAIPGTVAFTGTMFEKTWESLLKFPEKVPAVVRSIGGEERSADTPISVVGASVIGGQVAERGLWEVFILLLASLNFFIGIFNLLPLLPLDGGHMAITTYEKVRDMVRRALGKAKAAPVDYTKMLPLTYVVLIIGGGVTVLTVIADVVNPIQLFP
- the dxr gene encoding 1-deoxy-D-xylulose-5-phosphate reductoisomerase, coding for MLLLGSTGSIGTQALEVIATNPGRFTVVGLAAGGGNVDALLAQVRATGVAAVAVADRTAATELRAALAAHDLGAVQVLDGPDAATELVQAVPADVVLNALVGSLGLRPTLAVLATGARLALANKESLVAGGPLVLAAAAPGQLVPVDSEHSALAQCLRGGAAGEVARLVLTASGGPFRGWSAAQLRGVTPEQAGAHPTWSMGPMNTLNSATLVNKGLELIETHLLFGTPYDRIDVTVHPQSIVHSMVTFADGSTLAQASPPDMRLPIALALGWPDRIAGAAAACDFNTAATWTFEPLDEEVFPAVALAREAGTGGGCLPAVYNAANEEAAAAFLAGAVSFPDIVRTVAAVLGEADAHRAVPSGVADVLAAEDWARARSRELTQQRRR
- a CDS encoding DUF2631 domain-containing protein → MAGKQLEKPEAQSTVTAVDLVDEPSAEWGWHGEFPKATRIGGWVVAAILLLMLIGNHQGRVEDLWLIGLAALLVFILVRDAMRRRTSWRR